The following DNA comes from Sinorhizobium fredii USDA 257.
GTATCCGCAGTCGCGTCGAGAATGTCGTCGACCACCTGCAACGCCAGGCCGAAACAGGCGCTGTAGCGATCGAGCGCACAGTACAGCGCAGCGTGCGCGGCATCCTCCGCGATGGCGCATAGCGCGCCCATGCGAACGGATGCGCGCACTAGCGCTCCGCACTTCATCCGGTGCATTGCCACGATCCTGTCCAGCTCGACGTGCTTTCCGACCAGCGACAGATCCATGGCCTGCCCGCCTGCGGCACCCTCGGCGGACACCGCCCGCGCCAGTTCGCGCACGAGCGCGATACGGTTGTCGCCCGGCGCATCCAGGCTCGCCAGGGTGAGGAAGGCGTGCGCCTGCAGCGCATCGCCGACCAGGATCGCAGTGGCTTCGCCGAACCTGACGTGCACGGTCGGAAGGCCGCGGCGAAGCACGTCGTCGTCCATCGCGGGCAGGTCGTCGTGGACCAGGGTACAGGCGTGCATCATCTCGATGGCAGCGCCGACGTCGTCGAGCATGTGCGCCGGCGTGTCGGCCAGTGCGCCGGCAGCCAGACAGAGCAATGCGCGGGTGCGCTTCCCGCCATGCAAGGTGGCGTAGCGCATCGCCGCCATCAGCTCGGTCTCACCGTCGTCTTCGGCGCAGAGAAGACGCGCTAGCGCCTGTTCGACCCGCTTTGCGCCGTCCTGCATCCAGATCTCCGGCAGCAGCCTGCCGGATGCGCCGCCGCCGAGCGCGGAAACGCCAGTTCGGTCGTCGTGTAGCGTGGAATCGGTCTGCATGTTGTTCATGTCCTTGTACCTGACAGGAGACGGCCACGGCGAGCGGCGATCCGCCGCGGCCGGCGCCGCTGCCTCGCCACACGGGGCATGCGATGCCAGCTCATGAGATATGGGTGCCGCGGGAATGCGCCGTTGGCCGAGTTGCAATTCCTGCAGCGCGCGACGCGGCAGGAGCGTGATTGCCGGATGCACGCGCAGCGTCTCGCGGAATAGCGCCTCGGCGACCGGACACTGCGCCAGGTCCTCGTGCCGGGTCGGCGCCGCGCCCACGCGTTGCGCCTCCTCGACCAGGGCGTCCCACAGCACAGGCTGCCGCGCCAGCTCGATCACCATCCAGGCCATCGTCGAGGCGGTGGTGTCGTGACCAGCAAGCAGCAGCAAGCGGATATTGGCGACCAGGACGTCATCGGAGAGCGCATCGTCGCTGCGATCGAAGGCGCTCACCATGTCGTTGATCAACCCGGTGCGCGCGGCATGCGCGCGCGCGTCGCGGACGAACTGGCGCAACCGCGCATCGATCCAGTCGCGGGCGGCGCGGCCGCGCCGCAAGGGCAGTCCGGGCAGGTCGACCGGGGGCGCGACGATCAACTGCAGCAGTTGCCGGTACTTGCGATGCCATCCCGGCAGGTCCTGCGCTGGGATTCCCATGAGGCGGAAGATGAGCTTGAGCATCAGGTCGCCGGTTTCGCGCAGGATGGCTACGTCGCCGCGGTCGCGCCACGCCTGCACCCGCGCCCGGATGACGGGCGCGAACAGGGCGCCGATGCCGGCCTGGGTCAGCCCCTTGGGCAGGAGCGCCGCCTTGATTGCATCGCGCGCCTGCCGGTGCGCGCCGCCGTCCTGGGCGACCAACGTTCCGCCAAGTAATTCGGGCGCGATCTCTTCGATCAGCGCCGAGGACACATCCTTGTGCCGGAGTAGTGCGAACGCATCTGGATCCACGCAGG
Coding sequences within:
- a CDS encoding polyprenyl synthetase family protein; the protein is MQTDSTLHDDRTGVSALGGGASGRLLPEIWMQDGAKRVEQALARLLCAEDDGETELMAAMRYATLHGGKRTRALLCLAAGALADTPAHMLDDVGAAIEMMHACTLVHDDLPAMDDDVLRRGLPTVHVRFGEATAILVGDALQAHAFLTLASLDAPGDNRIALVRELARAVSAEGAAGGQAMDLSLVGKHVELDRIVAMHRMKCGALVRASVRMGALCAIAEDAAHAALYCALDRYSACFGLALQVVDDILDATADTATLGKTPGKDAAGQKPTCASIMGLQAARQFALDLLRDAGEAIAPLGPRAERMAQMLQRANAYLFKHAPCA